In Sphingopyxis sp. FD7, a single window of DNA contains:
- the uvrB gene encoding excinuclease ABC subunit UvrB translates to MAIQIRTSLDEIDTAEGYVPHRPARPDKVEGGKRFELVSDYEPAGDQPTAIRELVDTARAGERDQVLLGVTGSGKTFTMAKVIEELQRPALILAPNKILAAQLYGEFKSFFPNNAVEYFVSYYDYYQPEAYVPRSDTYIEKESSVNEAIDRMRHSATRALLERDDVIIVASVSCLYGIGSVETYSAMIFDLKKGQVADSREIIRKLVALQYKRNDQAFARGNFRVRGDSLEIFPSHYEDMAWRVSFFGDEIEEITEFDPLTGKRIASLNSIRIYANSHYVTPGPTLKQATEAIRHELAERLKELEAEGRLLEAQRLEQRTNFDLEMIAATGSCAGIENYSRFLTGRLPGEPPPTLFEYLPDNALLFVDESHQTIPQIGAMSKGDHRRKITLAEYGFRLPSCIDNRPLRFAEWDMMRPQTISVSATPGTWEMERTQGVFAEQVIRPTGLIDPPVEIKPVEEQVDDLIAEAKKTAAAGYRTLVTTLTKRMAEDLTEFLHEAGLKVRYMHSDVETLERIEIIRDLRLGVFDVLVGINLLREGLDIPECGLVAILDADKEGFLRSETSLVQTIGRAARNVDGRVILYADRITGSMERALRETDRRRAKQQAYNEAHGITPTTIKRNIGDIIAHVASKDGVVIDIGEDKPAHMVGHNLRAYIQELEKKMRDAAADLEFEEAGRLRDEIRKLEADELGLPPDQQIAPRVGRSNEGKPGTRKGRFGKQSKTKWGR, encoded by the coding sequence ATGGCAATCCAGATTCGCACCTCGCTCGACGAAATCGACACCGCCGAAGGCTATGTCCCGCACCGCCCCGCCCGCCCCGACAAGGTCGAGGGCGGCAAAAGATTTGAACTGGTCAGCGATTATGAACCCGCGGGTGATCAGCCCACCGCGATCAGGGAGCTGGTCGATACCGCGCGCGCGGGCGAGCGCGATCAGGTGCTGCTCGGCGTCACCGGATCGGGCAAGACCTTCACCATGGCGAAGGTGATCGAGGAATTGCAGCGCCCGGCGCTGATCCTTGCGCCCAACAAGATCCTCGCGGCGCAGCTCTATGGCGAGTTCAAGAGCTTTTTCCCCAACAATGCGGTCGAGTATTTCGTCAGCTATTACGACTATTATCAGCCCGAGGCCTATGTGCCGCGCAGCGACACCTATATCGAGAAGGAGTCGAGCGTGAACGAGGCGATCGACCGGATGCGCCACTCGGCGACGCGCGCCTTGCTCGAGCGCGACGACGTGATCATCGTCGCCTCGGTGAGCTGCCTTTACGGCATCGGTTCGGTCGAGACGTACTCCGCGATGATCTTCGATTTGAAGAAGGGACAGGTCGCCGACAGTCGCGAAATCATCCGCAAGCTTGTCGCGCTGCAATACAAGCGCAACGATCAGGCCTTTGCGCGCGGCAATTTCCGCGTCCGCGGTGACAGCCTCGAAATCTTCCCCTCGCACTATGAGGACATGGCGTGGCGTGTCAGCTTCTTCGGCGACGAGATCGAGGAGATCACCGAGTTCGACCCGCTGACCGGCAAGAGGATCGCGAGCCTGAACAGCATCCGCATCTACGCCAACAGCCACTATGTCACGCCGGGTCCGACGCTGAAACAGGCGACCGAGGCGATCCGCCACGAGCTCGCCGAACGGCTGAAGGAGCTGGAGGCCGAAGGCCGCCTGCTCGAAGCGCAGCGGCTCGAACAGCGCACCAATTTCGACCTCGAAATGATCGCCGCCACCGGAAGCTGCGCGGGGATCGAAAATTACAGCCGCTTCCTGACCGGCCGCCTGCCCGGCGAGCCGCCGCCGACGCTGTTCGAATATCTGCCCGACAATGCGCTGCTCTTCGTCGACGAGAGCCACCAGACGATCCCGCAGATCGGCGCGATGTCGAAGGGTGACCATCGCCGCAAGATCACCCTCGCCGAATATGGCTTCCGCCTGCCGAGCTGCATCGACAACCGGCCGCTGCGCTTCGCCGAGTGGGACATGATGCGCCCGCAGACGATCAGCGTATCGGCGACGCCGGGGACGTGGGAGATGGAGCGCACGCAGGGCGTCTTCGCCGAACAGGTGATCCGCCCCACCGGCCTCATCGACCCGCCGGTCGAGATCAAGCCGGTCGAGGAACAGGTCGACGATCTGATCGCCGAGGCGAAAAAGACCGCCGCGGCGGGATACCGCACGCTGGTGACGACGCTGACCAAGCGCATGGCCGAAGACCTCACCGAGTTTCTCCACGAGGCCGGGCTGAAGGTCCGCTACATGCACTCGGACGTCGAGACATTGGAGCGCATCGAGATCATCCGCGACCTGCGTTTGGGGGTGTTCGACGTGCTCGTCGGCATCAACCTGCTGCGCGAGGGGCTCGACATTCCCGAATGCGGGCTCGTTGCGATCCTCGACGCCGACAAGGAAGGCTTCCTGCGCAGCGAAACCAGCCTCGTCCAGACGATCGGCCGCGCCGCGCGCAACGTCGACGGCCGCGTCATCCTCTACGCCGATCGCATCACCGGCAGCATGGAACGCGCGCTGCGCGAAACCGACCGGCGCCGCGCGAAGCAACAGGCGTATAACGAGGCGCACGGCATTACCCCGACGACGATCAAGCGCAACATCGGCGACATCATCGCGCATGTCGCGTCGAAGGACGGCGTCGTCATCGACATCGGCGAGGACAAGCCCGCGCACATGGTCGGGCACAACCTCCGCGCCTATATCCAGGAGCTGGAAAAGAAGATGCGCGACGCGGCGGCGGACCTCGAGTTCGAGGAAGCCGGCCGCCTCCGCGACGAAATCCGCAAGCTGGAAGCCGACGAGCTGGGCCTGCCGCCCGACCAGCAGATCGCGCCGCGCGTGGGCCGCAGCAACGAGGGCAAGCCGGGGACGAGGAAAGGGCGGTTCGGGAAGCAGAGCAAGACGAAGTGGGGGCGGTAG
- a CDS encoding type II toxin-antitoxin system RelE/ParE family toxin, which yields MDENVLYKGQAYQLAETTEFARWFGSLRDVRAVAKIADRLKRASNGNFGDHKSVKGGVFEMRVDYGPGYRVYFFRRGNELVILLFGGDKRSQDDDVARAKRLKEEIEGRDGATTL from the coding sequence ATGGATGAAAATGTCCTCTATAAAGGACAAGCTTACCAACTGGCGGAAACGACCGAATTCGCCCGTTGGTTCGGTTCGTTGCGGGACGTTCGCGCGGTTGCCAAAATCGCCGATCGCCTGAAACGCGCGTCGAACGGCAATTTCGGAGACCATAAATCCGTCAAGGGCGGCGTCTTCGAAATGCGGGTCGACTATGGACCGGGCTATCGGGTTTATTTCTTCCGGCGCGGTAATGAGCTTGTCATTCTGCTTTTCGGTGGCGACAAGCGCAGTCAGGATGACGATGTCGCCCGCGCCAAGCGGTTGAAGGAAGAGATTGAAGGACGTGACGGAGCTACGACCCTTTGA
- a CDS encoding addiction module antidote protein gives MTELRPFDAANYLTTEEHILYYLEAAMEGNDPKHIASALGDVARSKGMSEIARKTGLGRQALYNALSENGNPTLETLMAVLDALGLELSVQPKKAA, from the coding sequence GTGACGGAGCTACGACCCTTTGACGCAGCGAACTACCTTACGACCGAGGAGCATATCCTTTATTATCTCGAAGCGGCGATGGAAGGGAATGACCCGAAACATATCGCCAGTGCGCTCGGCGACGTCGCCCGTTCGAAAGGCATGAGCGAAATCGCTCGCAAGACCGGACTCGGCCGGCAAGCGCTTTACAATGCCCTATCGGAAAATGGTAATCCCACACTGGAAACGCTGATGGCCGTGCTCGATGCCCTCGGCCTCGAATTGTCGGTGCAGCCCAAGAAGGCCGCCTGA
- a CDS encoding S10 family peptidase, translating to MKSGLSFMALALAFAAPPALHAQDKPDDKAKAEKPADYEPQIRTTKLSGTFGGQRINYAATIGETIISNKEGVPEVAVVTTSYVKEPRDPSRPVTFLFNGGPGSGTVWLMMGAFGPKRVAIPGTGVDDGAPPYPIVDNPDALLDVTDIVFIDPPGTGFSHLIGKADPEDYYGVTQDAKLVAEVIRRWLADNGRWNSPKYLGGESYGTTRTAAVAHQLMNATYNDVAFNGLILISAVLDFAAGADTPGNELSPITNLPSMAVTALYHGKAQAASPEAFAEEARQWAIGPYATALLKGQKLQGEERAAIRRELARFTGLSETYLEQADLRVTPARFYKELLRDRGLTVGRLDSRYTGKDYDSAGESPDNDPSFYGIDASYTAAINSWLRDGLGFKTTREYQSISGIGSQWDWRIGGRDSNAYLNVAPWIGQAMRENSGLRVLVAQGWYDFATPFFAAEYALSRTGIPQDRIRYTYYGAGHMMYIRDEDRRKLSEDVRAFIRAR from the coding sequence ATGAAATCGGGTCTTTCGTTCATGGCCTTGGCGCTTGCCTTCGCCGCGCCCCCCGCGCTTCACGCGCAGGACAAGCCCGACGACAAGGCCAAGGCCGAAAAGCCCGCCGACTATGAACCGCAAATCCGCACCACCAAGCTCAGCGGCACCTTCGGCGGCCAGCGCATCAATTACGCCGCGACGATCGGCGAGACGATCATCAGCAACAAGGAGGGCGTGCCCGAAGTCGCCGTCGTCACCACATCCTATGTCAAGGAACCGCGCGACCCCAGCCGCCCCGTGACCTTCCTGTTCAACGGCGGCCCCGGTTCGGGCACCGTCTGGTTGATGATGGGCGCCTTCGGCCCCAAGCGCGTCGCGATTCCGGGCACCGGCGTCGACGACGGCGCCCCGCCCTATCCTATCGTCGACAATCCCGACGCGCTGCTCGACGTCACCGACATCGTCTTCATCGACCCGCCGGGCACGGGCTTCTCGCACCTGATCGGCAAGGCCGACCCCGAGGATTATTATGGCGTGACGCAGGATGCCAAGCTGGTCGCCGAGGTGATCCGCCGCTGGCTCGCCGACAATGGCCGCTGGAACAGCCCCAAATATCTCGGCGGCGAAAGCTATGGCACGACGCGCACCGCCGCGGTCGCACACCAGTTGATGAACGCGACCTATAACGACGTTGCCTTCAACGGGCTGATCCTGATTTCGGCGGTGCTCGATTTCGCAGCGGGCGCCGACACGCCGGGCAACGAGCTGTCGCCGATCACCAATCTGCCATCGATGGCGGTGACCGCGCTCTATCACGGCAAGGCGCAGGCGGCCTCACCCGAAGCCTTCGCCGAAGAGGCGCGGCAATGGGCGATCGGCCCCTATGCGACCGCGCTGCTCAAAGGACAGAAATTGCAGGGCGAGGAACGCGCCGCGATCCGCCGCGAGCTGGCGCGCTTTACGGGCCTGTCCGAAACCTATCTCGAACAGGCGGATCTGCGCGTCACGCCCGCGCGCTTCTACAAGGAACTGCTGCGCGATCGCGGCCTCACCGTCGGGCGGCTCGACAGCCGCTACACCGGCAAGGATTATGACAGCGCCGGCGAATCGCCCGACAACGACCCCAGCTTTTACGGGATCGACGCCAGCTACACCGCCGCGATCAACAGCTGGCTGCGCGACGGGCTGGGGTTCAAGACGACCCGCGAATATCAGTCGATCAGCGGCATCGGCAGCCAGTGGGACTGGCGCATCGGCGGGCGCGACAGCAACGCCTATCTCAACGTAGCGCCCTGGATCGGGCAAGCAATGCGTGAGAACAGCGGGCTGCGCGTGCTCGTCGCGCAGGGCTGGTATGATTTCGCGACGCCCTTCTTCGCCGCCGAATATGCGCTGTCCCGCACCGGCATTCCGCAGGACCGGATCCGCTACACCTATTATGGCGCGGGCCACATGATGTATATTCGCGACGAGGACCGGCGGAAACTGTCGGAGGATGTGCGCGCCTTCATCCGCGCGCGATAA
- a CDS encoding DUF937 domain-containing protein, whose product MGADRSAPRRETGAMNLTDILAQAGGIESMAKELGVPPAMAKQGADALLPAILGGFKKQAQAGGGVEGLGGLLGQLGGGGLLDAVLGPQPTPVQAGHDVLGQIFGSKDVSRTVAGQAAAETGLDTGLLKKMLPILAMMVAGYMAKQGRQGSVEDGGLGGMLGNILGGALGGGAAPSAGGLGGIGQMLDMDGDGNPLDDILGMANKMRG is encoded by the coding sequence ATGGGCGCGGACCGATCGGCGCCCCGGCGGGAGACAGGCGCGATGAACCTCACCGACATATTGGCGCAGGCGGGCGGCATCGAATCGATGGCGAAGGAACTGGGCGTGCCGCCCGCGATGGCGAAACAGGGCGCCGACGCGCTGCTCCCCGCGATCCTCGGCGGGTTCAAGAAACAGGCGCAGGCGGGCGGCGGCGTCGAAGGTCTCGGCGGGCTGCTCGGCCAGCTCGGCGGCGGCGGGCTGCTCGACGCGGTGCTTGGCCCCCAGCCGACGCCGGTTCAGGCGGGTCATGACGTGCTCGGCCAGATCTTCGGGTCGAAGGACGTCAGCCGCACCGTCGCGGGGCAGGCGGCGGCCGAGACCGGGCTCGATACCGGGCTGCTCAAGAAGATGCTGCCGATTCTCGCGATGATGGTCGCGGGCTATATGGCGAAGCAGGGCAGGCAGGGGAGCGTGGAAGACGGGGGCCTGGGCGGAATGCTCGGCAATATCCTCGGCGGCGCATTGGGCGGCGGTGCGGCACCCTCGGCGGGCGGGCTTGGGGGCATCGGCCAGATGCTCGATATGGACGGCGACGGCAATCCGCTCGACGACATCCTCGGCATGGCGAACAAGATGCGGGGGTAG
- a CDS encoding DUF3597 domain-containing protein produces MGIFSSIKDAIFGKKAEAAEPLAPAAPSPVGSALDAATQAMATAAAQPVDVEAILTAEAAKTDQDLNWRTSIVDLMKLLGLDSSLANRKELATELGYTGALDGSAEMNIWLHKAVMRELAANGGKVPADLMD; encoded by the coding sequence ATGGGCATTTTCAGCAGCATCAAGGATGCGATCTTCGGCAAGAAGGCCGAAGCCGCCGAACCCTTGGCCCCCGCGGCCCCCAGCCCCGTCGGCTCCGCGCTCGACGCCGCGACGCAGGCGATGGCGACCGCCGCCGCCCAGCCGGTCGATGTCGAGGCGATTTTGACCGCCGAGGCGGCCAAGACCGATCAGGATCTCAACTGGCGCACTTCGATCGTCGACCTGATGAAATTGCTCGGCCTCGATTCGAGCCTCGCCAACCGCAAGGAACTCGCGACCGAACTCGGCTATACCGGCGCGCTCGACGGCAGCGCCGAGATGAACATCTGGCTGCACAAGGCGGTGATGCGCGAGCTTGCGGCGAACGGCGGCAAGGTGCCCGCCGACCTGATGGATTGA
- a CDS encoding DUF885 domain-containing protein: MHHPLSVPVSRRHTLAALGAGTAGIALAGPAAALQGAPKSGTQQLLDSIADNLLAHSPEGATSLGIDTGARAAMRGELGDRSPAGVQALADTLKADVARVRAVDKAGLDHATRTSLAVVESAYDVALAGFALPYGDVAVGGWRNTPYVVIQNVGAYLDIPKFLDSDHPVKSSADAEAYLARLNAFPGVLDGETERLKAAGAQGLIAPAFLIDKAVKQMEASLADARSGGSMVESLARRAAAAKLGGDWGARAAKVVQGPVAAALERQLAELTAQRPRATMDPGLWARPGGDEWYAWGLRASTTTRMTPDAIHEMGRQELAELHGRMDPILKKLGYTKGSVGDRMNALAKDPRYQFPDNDAGRAEIVAYIQTWLGKIRAELPRAFRTLVKGNVEVKRLPLAEEPGAPAAYGGAGSIDGSIPGRFWINLRTTELHSKYSLPDLTMHEAIPGHAWQGEYAHSMPLIRTMLAFNAYSEGWALYAEQLADELGLYDDFEVGRLGYLQSLAFRACRLVVDTGLHAKRWTREQAVRFFVEENGSNPLEVASEVDRYCSWAGQACGYKVGHSEIVRQRGLAQAALGPKYDLRDFNDVVVKGGNVPLDVLAQNVAEYVREARG; this comes from the coding sequence GTGCATCATCCGCTTTCCGTCCCCGTCAGCCGCCGCCACACGCTTGCCGCGCTCGGCGCGGGCACCGCCGGCATCGCCCTCGCCGGTCCCGCCGCGGCATTGCAGGGCGCCCCCAAAAGCGGCACGCAGCAGTTGCTCGATTCGATCGCCGACAATCTCCTTGCCCATTCGCCCGAGGGAGCAACGTCGCTTGGCATCGACACCGGCGCCCGCGCGGCGATGCGCGGCGAGCTGGGCGACCGGTCGCCGGCGGGGGTACAGGCGCTCGCCGACACGCTGAAGGCCGATGTCGCGCGCGTCCGCGCCGTCGACAAGGCGGGCCTCGACCATGCGACGCGCACCAGCCTGGCGGTCGTCGAAAGCGCCTATGACGTCGCGCTCGCGGGCTTTGCCCTTCCCTATGGCGACGTCGCGGTCGGCGGGTGGCGCAACACGCCCTATGTCGTGATCCAGAATGTCGGCGCCTATCTCGACATTCCGAAGTTTCTCGACAGCGACCATCCGGTCAAATCGTCGGCCGACGCCGAAGCCTATCTCGCGCGCCTCAACGCCTTCCCGGGCGTCCTCGACGGCGAAACCGAACGGCTGAAGGCCGCGGGCGCGCAGGGGCTGATCGCCCCCGCCTTCCTGATCGACAAGGCGGTCAAGCAGATGGAGGCGAGCCTTGCCGACGCGAGATCGGGCGGATCGATGGTCGAAAGCCTGGCGCGCCGCGCGGCCGCGGCCAAGCTGGGTGGCGACTGGGGCGCGCGCGCCGCAAAGGTCGTGCAGGGCCCGGTCGCCGCCGCGCTCGAACGCCAACTTGCCGAGCTGACGGCGCAGCGGCCCAGGGCGACGATGGACCCTGGCCTGTGGGCGCGCCCCGGCGGCGACGAATGGTATGCGTGGGGGCTGCGCGCCTCGACCACCACGCGCATGACCCCCGACGCGATTCACGAAATGGGGCGCCAGGAACTCGCCGAACTCCACGGCCGGATGGACCCGATTCTGAAGAAGCTGGGCTATACGAAGGGCAGCGTCGGCGACCGGATGAACGCGCTCGCCAAAGACCCGCGCTATCAATTCCCCGACAATGACGCGGGCCGCGCCGAGATCGTCGCCTATATCCAGACCTGGCTGGGCAAGATCCGCGCCGAACTGCCGCGCGCCTTCCGCACCCTGGTCAAGGGCAATGTCGAGGTGAAGCGGCTCCCTCTGGCCGAGGAACCCGGCGCGCCCGCGGCCTATGGCGGCGCGGGGTCGATCGACGGCAGCATTCCGGGGCGCTTCTGGATCAACCTGCGCACGACCGAATTGCACAGCAAATACTCGCTCCCCGATCTGACGATGCACGAGGCGATCCCCGGCCATGCGTGGCAGGGCGAATATGCGCATTCGATGCCGCTGATCCGCACGATGCTGGCGTTCAATGCCTATTCGGAGGGCTGGGCGCTCTATGCCGAACAGCTTGCCGACGAACTGGGACTTTACGACGATTTCGAGGTCGGACGGCTCGGTTACCTCCAGTCGCTCGCCTTCCGCGCCTGTCGTCTCGTCGTCGATACCGGCCTCCACGCGAAACGCTGGACGCGCGAGCAGGCGGTGCGCTTTTTCGTCGAGGAAAACGGCTCGAACCCGCTCGAGGTCGCGAGCGAGGTCGATCGCTATTGCAGCTGGGCCGGGCAGGCGTGCGGGTACAAGGTCGGGCACAGCGAGATCGTCCGCCAGCGCGGGCTGGCGCAGGCTGCGCTGGGACCGAAATATGACCTGCGCGATTTCAACGACGTCGTGGTGAAGGGCGGCAACGTCCCGCTTGACGTGCTGGCGCAGAATGTCGCGGAGTATGTGCGGGAGGCGAGGGGGTAA
- a CDS encoding phosphoenolpyruvate carboxykinase, whose product MTKVVIGGDTIETQADVAENWGTAPLVEDAVRHGEGRLAKDGPLVVATGKHTGRSAKDKFIVQDDETRDTIWWGKTNVPMAPDHFAALKADFFAHLAARPRLYRQQLFGGSQAEHRVAVQVITEFAWHSQFIRTLLCRPTAEELTGFAAEYTIVDLPSFRADPAKHGTRSETVIAVNFTEKLILIGGTQYAGEMKKSVFGILNYLLPARGVMPMHCSANIGPKGDTAVFFGLSGTGKTTLSADASRTLIGDDEHGWSDTAVFNFEGGCYAKMIRLSPEAEPEIFATTKRFGTVLENVVMDPVTRELDFDDASLAENSRGSYPIDFIPNTSENNMGPVPQNIIMLTADAYGVLPPIAKLTPDQAMYHFLSGYTARVAGTEIGVTEPEATFSTCFGAPFMPRHPSVYGNLLKERIARGGVQCWLVNTGWTGGMATMEGIKRMPIKATRALLNAALDGSLNDAAFRRDPYFGFMVPVAVPGVDASLLDPREAWADKAAYDRTAQVLVQQFIDNFAQFADHVDEGVRQAAPQAAVAA is encoded by the coding sequence ATGACCAAGGTTGTGATCGGCGGCGACACCATCGAAACGCAGGCGGATGTCGCCGAAAACTGGGGCACCGCGCCGCTGGTCGAGGATGCGGTTCGGCACGGCGAAGGCCGGCTTGCCAAGGACGGTCCGCTCGTTGTCGCGACCGGCAAACACACGGGACGCAGCGCGAAGGACAAGTTCATCGTTCAGGACGACGAAACGCGCGATACGATCTGGTGGGGCAAGACCAATGTGCCGATGGCGCCCGATCATTTCGCGGCGCTGAAGGCTGATTTCTTCGCGCACCTCGCCGCGCGTCCGCGCCTCTATCGCCAGCAGCTGTTCGGCGGATCGCAGGCGGAACACCGCGTCGCGGTGCAGGTCATCACCGAATTCGCCTGGCACAGCCAGTTCATCCGCACCCTGCTCTGCCGCCCGACGGCCGAGGAGCTGACGGGCTTTGCGGCCGAATATACGATCGTCGACCTGCCGAGCTTTCGCGCCGACCCGGCAAAGCATGGCACGCGCAGCGAAACGGTGATCGCGGTCAATTTCACCGAAAAGCTGATCCTGATCGGCGGCACGCAATATGCCGGCGAAATGAAGAAGTCGGTGTTCGGCATCCTCAACTACCTGCTCCCGGCAAGGGGCGTGATGCCGATGCACTGTTCGGCGAACATCGGGCCGAAGGGCGACACCGCGGTCTTTTTCGGCCTGTCGGGGACCGGCAAGACGACGCTGTCGGCCGATGCCAGCCGCACGCTGATCGGCGATGACGAGCATGGCTGGTCGGACACTGCGGTCTTCAATTTCGAGGGCGGCTGCTATGCCAAGATGATCCGCCTGTCGCCCGAGGCCGAGCCCGAGATTTTCGCGACCACCAAGCGTTTCGGCACGGTGCTCGAAAATGTCGTGATGGACCCGGTGACGCGCGAGCTCGATTTCGACGACGCGAGCCTCGCCGAGAACAGCCGTGGCAGCTATCCCATTGATTTCATTCCGAACACCTCGGAGAATAATATGGGGCCGGTGCCGCAGAACATCATCATGCTCACCGCCGACGCCTATGGCGTGCTGCCCCCGATCGCGAAGCTGACCCCCGATCAGGCGATGTATCATTTCCTGTCGGGCTATACCGCGCGCGTCGCGGGGACCGAGATCGGCGTGACCGAGCCCGAGGCGACCTTCTCGACCTGTTTCGGCGCGCCCTTCATGCCACGTCATCCGTCGGTGTACGGCAATCTCCTGAAAGAGCGCATCGCCAGAGGCGGCGTCCAGTGCTGGCTGGTCAACACCGGCTGGACCGGCGGCATGGCGACGATGGAAGGGATCAAGCGGATGCCGATCAAGGCGACGCGCGCGCTGCTCAACGCCGCGCTCGATGGCAGCCTTAACGACGCCGCCTTCCGCCGCGATCCCTATTTCGGCTTCATGGTCCCCGTCGCGGTGCCGGGGGTCGATGCGAGCCTGCTCGACCCGCGCGAAGCCTGGGCCGACAAGGCAGCCTATGACCGCACCGCGCAGGTGCTGGTCCAGCAATTCATCGACAATTTCGCGCAATTCGCGGACCATGTCGACGAAGGCGTCCGTCAGGCAGCTCCGCAGGCCGCCGTCGCCGCATAA
- a CDS encoding response regulator transcription factor yields MTATIALVDDDRNILQSLSIALQAEGFATRVYSDGEAALKPLIDNPPDLAVFDIKMPRMDGLELLRRLREKSQLPVIFLTSKDDEIDEALGLAMGADDYIAKPFSQRLVIARIRAILRRVELNRATPSEDDEPVAEPITRGRLQMDPARHKVSWDGKDVTLTVTEFLILETLASRPGIVRSRNQLMDAAYQDDVYIDDRTIDSHIKRLRRKFREVDPDFDAIATLYGAGYRFADEG; encoded by the coding sequence ATGACGGCAACCATCGCGCTGGTCGACGACGACCGCAACATCCTGCAATCGCTGTCGATCGCGCTTCAGGCCGAGGGGTTCGCCACGCGCGTCTATTCGGACGGCGAGGCGGCGCTGAAGCCGCTCATCGACAATCCGCCCGACCTCGCCGTCTTCGACATCAAGATGCCGCGGATGGACGGGCTCGAGCTGCTCCGCCGCCTGCGCGAAAAAAGCCAGCTTCCGGTCATCTTCCTGACCAGCAAGGACGACGAGATCGACGAGGCGCTGGGCCTTGCAATGGGCGCCGACGATTATATCGCCAAGCCTTTCTCGCAGCGGCTCGTCATCGCGCGCATTCGCGCGATCCTGCGCCGCGTCGAATTGAACCGTGCGACGCCGAGCGAGGATGACGAACCCGTCGCCGAGCCGATCACGCGCGGGCGGCTGCAAATGGACCCCGCGCGCCACAAGGTCAGCTGGGACGGCAAGGACGTGACGCTGACCGTCACCGAGTTTCTGATCCTCGAAACGCTGGCCAGTCGCCCCGGCATCGTGCGCAGCCGCAACCAGCTGATGGACGCCGCCTATCAGGACGATGTCTATATCGACGACCGCACGATCGACAGCCACATCAAGCGGCTGCGTCGCAAGTTCCGTGAGGTCGATCCCGATTTCGACGCAATCGCCACCCTCTATGGCGCCGGTTACCGCTTTGCCGACGAGGGCTGA